A single genomic interval of Arthrobacter globiformis harbors:
- a CDS encoding NUDIX hydrolase, producing MSVLFDTRPAAYAVIIRDGAILLAYWKQDGKEGWTLPGGGLDLAEHPVDGCIREVFEETGYHAEIGEMLGIDVGHWPANSRLDGADRDFQALRLVYEARVTGGELTHETNGTTTHAAWIPLQDVGSLNKVSLVDAALRLFSERPVNGKLD from the coding sequence ATGAGCGTTCTCTTCGACACCCGGCCCGCCGCCTACGCGGTCATCATCCGCGACGGCGCCATCCTTCTGGCGTACTGGAAGCAGGACGGCAAGGAAGGCTGGACGCTGCCCGGCGGCGGGCTGGACTTGGCCGAGCACCCCGTGGACGGCTGCATCCGTGAGGTCTTCGAGGAGACGGGGTACCACGCCGAAATCGGCGAGATGCTCGGGATCGACGTCGGCCATTGGCCAGCGAATTCGCGGCTGGACGGGGCGGACCGCGACTTCCAGGCACTCCGCCTGGTCTATGAGGCGAGGGTGACGGGCGGGGAGCTCACCCACGAAACGAACGGCACCACCACACATGCCGCGTGGATTCCGCTGCAGGATGTCGGTTCGTTGAACAAGGTGTCCTTGGTTGACGCCGCGCTTCGGCTGTTCTCGGAGCGGCCGGTCAACGGCAAGCTGGACTGA
- a CDS encoding pirin family protein has protein sequence MTNLELLPQEETCPPAGPDTGTGAGPCLQLWPAREVPLGGVRAMSVLRTLPQRGLPTVGAWCFLDSFGPDRTAMSVLPHPHTGLQTVTWPLAGQIRHRDSVGSDVIVRPGELNIMTAGHGVSHSEFAVLPATDDGGAGLPLQRGLQLWVALPDGERDRPPAFEQHRDLPTVHGPGFTATVMVGSFAGASSPATMYTPIVGADVRCGGAAAFPLDPAFEHAVLVLDGGLTVDGQEIGPGPLGYLGAGREVLAVDALPETRFVLIGGEPLHEELLMWWNFVGRTHEEVAQARADWEAQAELSDPAAEGARFGLVHGHGPDAGREAGRIPAPPLPGVKLRPRTRS, from the coding sequence GTGACGAATCTGGAGCTTCTCCCGCAGGAGGAAACCTGCCCGCCCGCCGGCCCGGACACAGGGACGGGTGCCGGGCCCTGCCTGCAGTTGTGGCCGGCACGCGAAGTGCCGCTCGGCGGGGTCCGCGCGATGTCAGTGCTCCGCACCCTGCCCCAGCGCGGCCTGCCGACGGTGGGGGCCTGGTGCTTCCTGGACAGTTTTGGCCCCGACCGGACGGCGATGTCCGTGCTGCCGCACCCGCACACCGGACTGCAGACCGTGACGTGGCCGCTGGCCGGGCAGATCAGGCACCGGGACAGCGTGGGCAGTGACGTCATTGTTCGTCCGGGCGAGCTGAACATCATGACCGCGGGCCACGGCGTCTCGCACTCCGAGTTTGCCGTGCTGCCGGCGACGGACGACGGCGGTGCCGGGCTTCCGCTGCAGCGCGGGCTGCAGCTGTGGGTCGCGTTGCCCGACGGGGAGCGGGACAGGCCCCCCGCCTTCGAGCAGCACCGCGACCTGCCCACGGTCCATGGCCCGGGCTTCACCGCCACGGTGATGGTGGGATCCTTCGCCGGCGCTTCCTCGCCGGCCACGATGTACACGCCGATCGTCGGAGCGGACGTTCGCTGCGGCGGCGCCGCCGCTTTCCCGCTTGACCCGGCGTTCGAGCACGCCGTTCTGGTGCTCGACGGCGGCCTGACGGTGGACGGGCAGGAGATCGGCCCGGGACCGCTGGGCTACCTCGGGGCCGGGCGCGAGGTCCTGGCCGTGGATGCCCTGCCGGAGACCCGGTTCGTTCTGATCGGCGGCGAGCCGCTCCACGAGGAACTGCTGATGTGGTGGAACTTCGTGGGCCGAACCCATGAGGAGGTCGCCCAGGCGCGGGCGGACTGGGAGGCCCAGGCAGAGCTGTCCGACCCGGCGGCGGAAGGTGCCCGCTTCGGGCTGGTCCACGGCCACGGACCGGATGCGGGACGCGAGGCAGGCAGGATCCCCGCGCCGCCCTTGCCCGGAGTGAAGCTCAGGCCGCGGACCCGGTCCTAG
- a CDS encoding N-acetylglucosamine kinase: MTNSDNLSGAAPVSSSTGASGDARTNDVVIGLDIGGTKTRGIRFEHGEPVADQSVGSANVQNVSRAEAAAHLAELFAKIGRGPVAQVYAGAGGIDTDEDAAALAALIEPHAPGARITVVHDSRLLLAAGGASTGVAVIAGTGSAAWGANGDGDEARAGGWGYLLGDEGSGYWLGREAVRHSLRRMNQGQEPDELTRALLDSCHTDDPNKLIALFHSPDTGRRFWAQQARLVVEAADAGHSVSRDLIDQAGKDLAEMAAQVLRQLGLDGPVILGSGLGMNVVRLQESFRKHLAAAGVSDVRILAQDPVFGVPLLVRDQP; the protein is encoded by the coding sequence GTGACTAACTCTGACAACCTATCCGGTGCGGCCCCTGTTTCGTCCAGCACGGGCGCGTCCGGCGACGCCCGGACCAACGACGTCGTGATCGGCCTCGACATCGGCGGCACCAAGACGAGGGGCATCCGATTCGAGCACGGGGAACCGGTAGCCGACCAGAGCGTGGGAAGCGCCAACGTCCAGAACGTGAGCCGTGCGGAAGCCGCGGCGCACCTAGCGGAGCTTTTCGCCAAAATCGGCCGGGGGCCGGTGGCGCAGGTTTACGCCGGCGCCGGCGGGATTGACACCGATGAGGACGCGGCCGCCCTGGCCGCCCTCATTGAGCCGCACGCCCCGGGGGCCCGGATTACCGTGGTCCACGACTCCCGGCTCCTGCTCGCGGCAGGCGGCGCCAGCACCGGCGTCGCAGTCATTGCGGGCACGGGCTCGGCGGCCTGGGGCGCGAACGGGGACGGCGACGAGGCGCGGGCCGGCGGCTGGGGCTACCTCCTGGGCGACGAAGGCAGCGGTTACTGGCTTGGCCGCGAGGCCGTCCGGCACAGCCTGAGGCGCATGAACCAGGGGCAGGAACCGGACGAGCTGACGCGGGCACTCCTGGATTCCTGCCACACCGATGACCCGAACAAGCTGATCGCGCTCTTCCACTCCCCGGACACCGGACGGCGCTTCTGGGCGCAGCAGGCCCGGCTGGTGGTGGAGGCGGCCGACGCCGGCCACAGCGTCAGCCGCGACCTGATAGACCAGGCGGGCAAGGACCTGGCGGAGATGGCCGCGCAGGTCCTCCGGCAGCTGGGGCTGGACGGTCCGGTCATTCTGGGCAGCGGCCTGGGCATGAACGTTGTCCGGCTGCAGGAATCATTCCGGAAGCACCTGGCCGCAGCCGGAGTCAGCGACGTGCGGATCCTGGCGCAGGACCCCGTCTTCGGTGTCCCGCTGCTGGTCCGCGACCAGCCCTGA
- a CDS encoding nitronate monooxygenase — translation MPHAEIGTRIIAAPMAGGTSTPGFVSAVHRAGGLGFLAAGYKSADAVGAEIRACRDAGVRFGVNVFVPDNAQLTPSPDAVARLEEYRSSLGRDAGRYGVTVPPLVLDDDDAWEAKIDLLLQHPVELVSFAFGLPDSAVVEALRQAGSTVLATVTSRAEAELAADRGADALIVQHSSAGAHSGAFLPGTKPGGMPPSTADLIREVTAAVDLPLIAAGAVSDAAAVRSVIAAGAVAAQVGTALLRTDESGARQLHKDALGDDRFTETTPTRAFTGRYARALVNDFVRAHGDAPEGYPAIHHLTAPIRAAAAAAGDQERLNLWAGKGWRSARTGPVAEAVAALLNG, via the coding sequence ATGCCCCACGCCGAGATTGGTACCCGCATCATTGCAGCGCCCATGGCAGGCGGGACGTCCACGCCGGGCTTCGTCTCGGCAGTACACCGCGCCGGGGGACTGGGCTTTCTCGCCGCGGGGTACAAGAGTGCGGATGCGGTCGGTGCGGAGATTCGCGCCTGCCGGGACGCCGGCGTCCGGTTCGGGGTCAACGTTTTTGTGCCGGACAACGCACAGCTGACCCCCTCCCCCGATGCCGTGGCAAGGCTCGAGGAGTACCGGAGCAGCCTGGGCCGGGACGCCGGGCGCTACGGCGTAACCGTCCCGCCCCTGGTGCTTGACGACGACGATGCCTGGGAGGCGAAGATCGACCTCCTGTTGCAGCACCCGGTTGAACTGGTCAGCTTCGCGTTCGGGCTGCCCGATTCCGCAGTTGTCGAGGCGCTTCGGCAGGCGGGGTCGACGGTCCTCGCCACGGTCACCAGCCGCGCCGAGGCAGAGCTGGCAGCGGACCGCGGAGCCGACGCCCTCATCGTCCAGCACAGCAGCGCCGGCGCCCATTCCGGTGCTTTCCTGCCCGGGACGAAACCTGGCGGCATGCCGCCGTCGACGGCTGACCTGATCCGGGAGGTGACGGCCGCCGTCGACCTGCCGCTGATCGCAGCCGGCGCGGTGTCCGACGCCGCCGCCGTCAGGTCGGTCATTGCCGCGGGGGCAGTTGCCGCGCAGGTGGGAACGGCGCTGCTGCGGACGGACGAAAGCGGCGCACGCCAGCTGCACAAGGACGCCCTTGGCGATGACCGCTTCACCGAAACAACACCGACCCGGGCGTTCACCGGCCGCTATGCACGGGCACTGGTCAATGACTTTGTCCGCGCCCACGGGGACGCCCCCGAGGGCTACCCCGCCATCCACCATCTGACAGCTCCCATCCGCGCAGCGGCCGCCGCTGCCGGTGACCAGGAGCGGCTGAACCTCTGGGCGGGCAAGGGCTGGCGCTCGGCCAGGACGGGACCCGTGGCCGAGGCTGTGGCCGCGCTCCTGAACGGTTAG
- a CDS encoding LysR substrate-binding domain-containing protein, whose product MDIEHRQLVQLLPILPLLAELGRTQHITETAELLGVPQSTVSRALARASAVVGTDLLIRDGRGVRLTSAATTLLPYVESALAEFRAGLDLIRHESEVVRGRVTVTFQHTFGEATLPLLISAFRSRYPQTEFDLRQGSRDSCLAELSSGAANLALTAPVAPASRTIGSAALYREPLRLVVHHRHPLADRKSVAMAEIRKDPFVALGSGYGLRSLAEALFREAGFRPRIAFESQDSHTARGLVSAGLGVSILPPEGGSGPGLGVTADTGDLGWVEIALESELAYREIGLAWRERRSVRESEPDAVRFFRELVLEEGPGLLAGLVRARSGA is encoded by the coding sequence GTGGATATCGAACACAGGCAGCTGGTGCAGCTGCTGCCTATTCTGCCGCTGCTGGCGGAGCTTGGGCGGACGCAGCACATCACCGAAACCGCCGAGCTGCTCGGCGTTCCGCAGTCGACCGTCAGCCGCGCGCTGGCGCGGGCCAGCGCCGTGGTGGGGACCGATCTGCTGATCAGGGACGGCAGGGGCGTCCGGCTGACATCTGCTGCCACGACGCTGCTGCCCTATGTGGAATCGGCGCTCGCCGAGTTCCGTGCCGGCCTGGACCTTATCCGGCACGAATCGGAGGTGGTTCGCGGCCGGGTCACCGTGACCTTCCAGCACACGTTCGGCGAGGCGACGCTGCCCCTGCTCATCAGCGCATTCCGGAGCCGCTATCCGCAGACGGAGTTCGATCTCCGTCAGGGCTCCCGCGACAGCTGCCTGGCGGAACTCTCCTCCGGCGCCGCCAATCTCGCCCTGACCGCACCCGTGGCACCCGCCAGCAGGACCATCGGCTCCGCCGCGCTGTACCGGGAACCGCTGAGGCTCGTGGTGCACCACCGGCACCCGCTGGCGGACCGGAAGTCGGTGGCCATGGCCGAGATCCGGAAAGATCCGTTCGTTGCGCTCGGATCCGGCTACGGGCTGCGCTCCCTGGCGGAGGCCCTGTTCCGGGAGGCCGGCTTCAGGCCGCGGATCGCCTTTGAAAGCCAGGATTCACACACCGCGCGTGGTCTGGTGTCCGCCGGGTTGGGTGTCAGCATCCTCCCCCCGGAGGGAGGCAGCGGGCCGGGCCTCGGCGTCACGGCGGACACCGGCGACCTGGGCTGGGTCGAAATTGCGCTCGAATCGGAACTGGCGTACCGCGAGATCGGCCTTGCCTGGCGGGAGCGCCGCAGCGTGCGGGAGAGCGAACCTGACGCCGTCCGGTTCTTCCGGGAGCTGGTGCTGGAGGAGGGGCCCGGGCTGCTTGCGGGGCTGGTCCGGGCCCGCTCAGGCGCCTGA
- a CDS encoding MFS transporter: MPTPHKHAPGSLGWNGHPKGSQAYGRILAGLAFAGVATFAQLYSTQAVLPVMAAELRVTAAEAALTISLATVGLAVTVIPWSFLADRIGRVKAMTWGICLATALGLLVPLATSFPVLLGLRMLEGMALGGIPAIAIAYLNEEIDRAHAAVAAGSYVAGTTLGGLAGRLVAGPAGELWGWRAAALAVSVLATVAAVLFLVLIPKARGFTPARGIGLRSAARTLSGHLANPRLLALYVQAFLLMGGFVAVYNYLGFRLSGEPFSLPATLISLIFLAYLSGTVTSRWAGALTQRFGRRTVLLAGIAVMAAGLALTLTQVLVLILAGLFVFTGGFFAAHSIGAGWTGAIARSGRAQAASLYNLAYYLGSSILGWAGGLVFQSLGWQALAAAVIILGCATAVITAVVHPASGREPRQRQQDEASLQHP, translated from the coding sequence ATGCCAACGCCCCACAAACACGCCCCCGGAAGTCTGGGGTGGAACGGGCACCCGAAAGGTTCACAGGCCTACGGCAGGATCCTGGCAGGCCTCGCGTTCGCCGGTGTGGCCACCTTCGCGCAGCTCTATTCCACCCAGGCCGTGCTCCCCGTCATGGCCGCTGAGCTTCGAGTGACCGCCGCTGAAGCCGCGCTGACCATTTCGCTGGCCACCGTGGGCCTCGCCGTCACCGTCATCCCTTGGTCGTTCCTCGCCGACCGGATCGGGAGGGTGAAGGCCATGACCTGGGGAATCTGCCTGGCCACAGCACTGGGACTGCTGGTGCCGCTGGCAACGTCCTTCCCCGTCCTGCTGGGCCTCCGGATGCTGGAGGGCATGGCTCTGGGCGGCATTCCTGCCATCGCCATCGCCTATCTCAACGAGGAAATCGACCGGGCACACGCCGCCGTGGCCGCGGGCAGCTACGTCGCGGGCACCACACTGGGCGGTCTGGCGGGAAGGCTCGTCGCCGGACCGGCCGGGGAATTATGGGGATGGCGCGCCGCCGCGCTCGCGGTCTCCGTCCTGGCCACCGTGGCCGCCGTGCTCTTCCTGGTCCTCATCCCGAAGGCCCGCGGCTTCACCCCGGCCCGGGGCATTGGCCTCCGCAGTGCGGCCAGGACCCTCTCCGGCCATCTGGCCAACCCCAGGCTGCTGGCACTTTACGTGCAGGCCTTCCTGCTGATGGGCGGCTTCGTGGCCGTCTACAACTATCTCGGATTCCGGCTCTCCGGCGAACCGTTCAGCCTCCCCGCCACGCTCATCAGCCTCATCTTCCTGGCCTACCTTTCGGGCACCGTGACCTCGCGCTGGGCCGGAGCCCTGACCCAGCGCTTCGGCCGGCGCACGGTGCTGCTGGCCGGCATTGCGGTTATGGCGGCGGGCCTGGCCCTCACCCTTACGCAGGTGCTGGTGCTGATACTGGCCGGCCTCTTCGTCTTCACCGGCGGCTTCTTTGCGGCCCACAGCATCGGCGCGGGCTGGACCGGAGCCATCGCCCGGTCCGGCCGGGCACAGGCAGCATCGCTGTACAACCTCGCGTACTACCTCGGCTCCAGCATCCTGGGCTGGGCAGGCGGACTGGTGTTTCAGTCCCTCGGCTGGCAGGCGCTGGCGGCCGCCGTCATCATCCTTGGGTGCGCGACGGCGGTGATCACCGCCGTGGTGCATCCTGCTTCCGGGCGCGAACCGAGGCAGCGCCAGCAGGACGAGGCGAGCCTGCAGCATCCCTGA
- a CDS encoding Lrp/AsnC family transcriptional regulator — translation MSTNAKNIRPAAGHEPLDAIDERLLAALVDDARISNKQLAELVGIAPSTALMRTRALSDRGIIQGFEAKLSLSAIGRSVQALIAVRLRAHDREQIDRFTSRVPKLPAVLSTFHTSGSVDYLLHIAVATTEDLRDWVLDNLATDPVVGHTETTLVFDHMQGNHGPLPDRD, via the coding sequence GTGAGCACCAACGCGAAGAATATTCGGCCGGCGGCGGGACACGAACCCCTCGATGCCATTGACGAGCGGCTGCTGGCGGCTCTGGTGGACGATGCCCGGATTTCCAACAAGCAGCTGGCCGAGCTGGTGGGCATCGCCCCCTCCACCGCACTCATGCGCACCCGCGCGCTCTCGGACCGGGGCATCATCCAGGGGTTTGAGGCGAAACTGAGCCTTTCCGCGATTGGCCGGTCGGTGCAGGCCCTGATCGCCGTCCGGCTCCGTGCCCACGACCGGGAGCAGATCGACCGGTTCACCTCCCGTGTCCCCAAGCTGCCCGCCGTGCTGTCGACCTTCCACACGTCGGGCTCGGTTGACTATCTGCTGCACATCGCCGTCGCCACCACTGAGGACCTGCGGGACTGGGTTCTGGACAACCTGGCTACCGATCCCGTAGTCGGCCACACCGAAACCACATTGGTGTTCGACCACATGCAGGGCAACCACGGGCCGCTGCCGGACCGCGACTGA
- a CDS encoding 2-nitropropane dioxygenase produces the protein MSALSVNQSVPGYRRASVLEAVAVRVGAGLVEWAERRRVVPEETVRQQRDAARRRDELNLLRGDVLGAAHSGLLLPRR, from the coding sequence ATGAGCGCGCTATCGGTCAACCAGTCCGTCCCCGGCTACCGCCGTGCCTCCGTGCTGGAAGCCGTGGCCGTGCGCGTCGGCGCCGGCCTGGTGGAATGGGCGGAGCGGCGCCGGGTTGTTCCGGAGGAAACCGTCCGGCAGCAGCGGGACGCCGCGCGGCGCCGTGACGAATTGAACCTGTTGCGTGGGGATGTCCTCGGCGCAGCCCACTCAGGCCTGCTGCTTCCCCGCCGCTAG
- a CDS encoding ArsR/SmtB family transcription factor — protein sequence MATKPNTEAPDVQDLPYPVRKMDPASLKALAHPLRVQILEMLSRYGAQTACSLGELLGESSGSTSYHLRQLAKHDFVREVEGKGTARERWWERPRGAIEVSSPELASSPATQEASRLVNREFEHRRQAVLADFMAHGADTLDRDWLEAAIVSTANVRMNEGQLGAYTRAMDAYSYRLLEEIRGEDEQQGARPVQIHFNAFPILGVPASAGSRGQRKAQPAEQKTAQAESTSTKQPTNPERKEP from the coding sequence ATGGCCACCAAGCCGAACACCGAAGCCCCCGACGTGCAGGATCTGCCGTACCCCGTCCGGAAGATGGACCCCGCCTCCCTGAAGGCGCTTGCACATCCGCTGCGCGTCCAGATCCTGGAAATGCTGTCCCGGTACGGCGCACAGACGGCGTGCAGCCTCGGCGAGCTGCTGGGGGAGTCCAGCGGTTCCACGAGCTATCACCTGCGCCAGCTAGCCAAGCACGACTTCGTTCGGGAAGTAGAGGGAAAAGGCACGGCACGTGAGCGGTGGTGGGAGAGGCCGCGCGGCGCCATTGAGGTCTCGTCACCTGAGCTTGCAAGTTCCCCCGCCACCCAGGAAGCGTCACGGCTGGTCAACCGGGAGTTCGAACACCGCCGCCAGGCCGTGCTGGCCGATTTCATGGCACACGGGGCGGACACCTTGGACCGCGACTGGCTGGAAGCGGCCATCGTCAGCACCGCCAACGTGCGAATGAACGAAGGGCAGCTGGGTGCCTATACACGGGCGATGGACGCCTACTCCTACCGCCTGCTGGAGGAGATCCGGGGTGAGGACGAGCAGCAAGGCGCCCGGCCGGTCCAGATCCACTTCAACGCGTTCCCCATCCTCGGTGTCCCCGCGTCCGCCGGCAGCCGCGGCCAGCGAAAAGCGCAGCCCGCGGAGCAAAAAACAGCCCAAGCGGAATCCACCAGCACAAAGCAGCCAACGAACCCCGAAAGGAAAGAGCCATGA
- a CDS encoding MFS transporter: MTVFSELRMRPAAATRWGWDASTTSRLAMAGVVIFTLLVGANLATPLYPLLQMRLGISSLGITVAFAAYVLALVATLMLAGHWSDHIGRRAALLLAVLTGLAGGLVFANADSLTGLCGGRALQGVAVALATGASSAALRELLPERPEWASRFTLLASAGGVAAGPAIGGILSLLPGSTTTPYLIHSLVLAALLIPLYLLRARPAIKPAAGPRPLTALAPRRPTVSREARGAFWLAAAVGFLSFAVFGFCLSLAPSYFAKILGTDSRPLIGLLAGLTLGSSALSQLIAVRSRFAVPAGLAVLGGAVALIAAAAAAGNPWLLVAASLAAGAGQGVAFRIVFNDVAGKVEASRHAQIVSTVYVITYLGSAVPVVGLGLATAAYGLDAAVAGFVTACAVAAALLAAITWRRSLLR; the protein is encoded by the coding sequence ATGACCGTCTTTAGCGAACTTCGAATGCGTCCGGCTGCGGCCACCCGCTGGGGCTGGGATGCGTCCACCACCTCACGGCTGGCCATGGCCGGCGTCGTCATTTTCACGCTCCTGGTGGGAGCAAACCTGGCGACCCCGCTGTACCCGCTGCTGCAAATGCGGCTCGGCATCAGTTCCCTGGGCATCACCGTCGCGTTCGCCGCTTACGTCCTGGCGCTCGTCGCCACGCTCATGCTCGCGGGGCACTGGTCCGACCACATCGGGCGCCGTGCGGCCCTCCTCCTTGCTGTGCTGACGGGGCTCGCGGGTGGCCTGGTCTTTGCGAATGCGGACAGCCTCACCGGGCTGTGCGGCGGCCGGGCCCTCCAAGGCGTTGCCGTCGCCCTGGCCACGGGGGCCAGCTCGGCGGCACTGCGTGAGCTGCTGCCCGAGCGCCCGGAGTGGGCCTCCCGTTTCACCCTGCTGGCTTCGGCCGGGGGAGTGGCGGCGGGCCCCGCGATCGGCGGGATCCTCTCCCTCCTGCCCGGCTCCACCACCACGCCGTACCTCATCCATTCGCTCGTCCTGGCCGCCCTGCTGATCCCCCTGTACCTGCTGCGCGCCCGCCCTGCCATCAAACCGGCAGCAGGCCCGCGCCCGCTGACAGCCCTGGCGCCGCGCCGGCCGACGGTGTCCCGGGAGGCCCGTGGTGCATTCTGGCTGGCGGCGGCCGTCGGCTTCCTCAGCTTTGCCGTTTTCGGCTTCTGCCTGTCCCTCGCGCCAAGCTACTTCGCGAAGATCCTGGGCACCGACTCACGGCCACTGATCGGCCTGCTGGCCGGGCTCACCCTGGGTTCGTCCGCCTTGAGTCAGCTGATCGCCGTCCGGAGCAGGTTCGCTGTGCCGGCGGGGCTGGCTGTGCTGGGCGGCGCCGTGGCGCTGATCGCTGCCGCGGCTGCCGCCGGCAACCCGTGGCTGCTGGTAGCGGCGAGCCTGGCCGCAGGCGCCGGCCAGGGCGTCGCCTTCCGGATCGTCTTCAACGACGTGGCGGGCAAGGTGGAGGCGTCCCGGCATGCACAGATCGTCAGTACCGTCTATGTGATTACCTACCTCGGTAGTGCTGTGCCGGTGGTGGGGCTGGGGCTCGCGACGGCGGCCTACGGTCTCGACGCGGCCGTCGCCGGATTCGTGACAGCCTGCGCCGTTGCGGCGGCGCTGCTGGCCGCGATCACCTGGCGCCGCAGCCTCCTTCGGTAG
- a CDS encoding Lrp/AsnC family transcriptional regulator yields MNTLDPTDLKILLELIRDPRVQIGELSEKLGIARNTAQSRVRRMLRSGILHDGGREIDLESVGFDVVAFVTIEVTHRELDGVIAALRLIPQVLEVHEISGRGDVWCRVVATDTQNLQAALRSILRIKGVIRTETVLALHTHIPYRTEPLISRLVQSAGAQSE; encoded by the coding sequence TTGAACACGTTGGACCCCACGGATCTGAAGATCCTGCTCGAGCTGATCCGCGACCCCCGCGTTCAGATCGGCGAGCTGAGCGAAAAACTCGGCATCGCGCGGAACACTGCCCAGTCACGCGTGCGTCGCATGCTCCGCTCCGGCATCCTGCACGACGGCGGCCGTGAGATCGACCTCGAGTCGGTGGGATTCGACGTCGTCGCCTTTGTGACGATTGAGGTGACCCACCGGGAGCTCGACGGCGTGATCGCCGCTTTGCGGCTGATTCCCCAGGTCCTCGAAGTGCACGAGATCTCTGGCAGGGGTGACGTCTGGTGCCGCGTGGTGGCCACGGACACGCAGAATCTGCAGGCCGCGCTGCGTTCGATCCTGCGTATCAAGGGCGTGATCCGCACCGAAACCGTGCTGGCCCTCCACACGCACATCCCGTACCGGACCGAGCCGCTGATCAGCCGCCTCGTGCAGTCTGCCGGGGCGCAGTCGGAATAA
- a CDS encoding DUF1761 domain-containing protein — protein sequence MDWLSYFFQVNWLAVLLAFIASMAIGFVWYLPAVLGKRWMEAVGKTEEDLRNSEGGAGTWVPMMAAAAVTAILLAVLISKLGLDNALAGGCFAFVLAVVFRVGGHVIHNGFAGRPAAVTLIDSGHDVLAVTAAGAIIGAMS from the coding sequence ATGGATTGGCTCTCTTACTTCTTTCAGGTCAACTGGCTTGCGGTGCTTCTTGCCTTCATCGCGAGCATGGCCATCGGTTTCGTCTGGTATTTGCCCGCCGTGCTCGGCAAGCGGTGGATGGAGGCCGTGGGCAAGACCGAAGAGGACCTCAGGAACTCTGAGGGCGGCGCCGGAACCTGGGTTCCCATGATGGCGGCCGCAGCCGTGACCGCCATCCTCCTCGCAGTGCTGATCAGCAAGCTTGGACTCGACAACGCGTTGGCCGGTGGGTGCTTCGCCTTTGTGCTGGCGGTCGTGTTCCGCGTGGGAGGCCACGTAATCCACAATGGTTTCGCCGGACGTCCCGCCGCTGTGACGCTCATCGACTCCGGCCATGACGTCCTTGCTGTGACAGCAGCGGGAGCAATCATCGGCGCGATGTCCTGA
- the corA gene encoding magnesium/cobalt transporter CorA: protein MTIIDNAVYVDGVRTAEPENLEQTFETLDSHGGMAWIGLYRPSKAEMAAVADEFGLHDLAVEDAVSAHQRPKLERYGDNLFTVLRPARYRDDTESVEFGELHIFVGPNFVVTVRHAEMSGVGKVRRRLESRPDLLRHGPPAVLYGLLDQVVDDYAPVVAGLENDIDEIEDQLFSGDSAVSRRIYELAREVIQFQRAIHPLPAMMQQLNEGFDDFAADAELQHNLRDVEDHVERVISRADSFRDLLQNALTLDGTLTANRQNEASAQQNEQVKKISSWAAIFFAPSFVAGVYGMNFDHMPELHWAYGYPMAMLLMAATAALMYLIFKRKGWL, encoded by the coding sequence GTGACCATCATTGACAACGCCGTCTACGTCGACGGGGTCCGCACGGCGGAGCCCGAAAACCTGGAACAGACGTTTGAAACGCTTGACAGCCACGGCGGAATGGCCTGGATCGGCCTGTACCGTCCCTCGAAAGCCGAGATGGCCGCCGTCGCCGACGAGTTTGGGCTGCACGACCTGGCCGTCGAGGACGCCGTCTCGGCCCACCAGCGGCCAAAGCTGGAGCGCTACGGTGACAACCTCTTCACTGTCCTAAGGCCGGCCCGGTACCGCGACGACACCGAATCCGTGGAATTCGGGGAGCTCCATATATTCGTTGGCCCGAACTTCGTGGTGACCGTCCGGCACGCGGAGATGTCCGGTGTGGGAAAGGTGCGCCGCCGCCTGGAATCCCGGCCGGACCTCCTGCGCCACGGACCGCCGGCAGTACTGTACGGACTTCTGGACCAGGTGGTGGACGACTACGCTCCGGTGGTGGCCGGGCTGGAAAACGACATCGACGAAATCGAGGACCAGCTCTTCTCCGGCGACTCTGCGGTGTCCCGCCGCATCTATGAGCTCGCCCGCGAGGTCATCCAGTTCCAGCGGGCCATCCATCCGCTGCCGGCCATGATGCAGCAGCTCAACGAGGGATTCGACGACTTCGCTGCCGACGCCGAGCTCCAGCACAATCTTCGGGACGTCGAGGACCACGTCGAGCGGGTGATTTCGCGGGCCGATTCCTTCCGCGACCTCCTGCAGAATGCCCTGACCCTGGACGGCACCCTTACTGCCAACCGGCAGAACGAGGCCAGTGCGCAGCAGAACGAGCAGGTGAAGAAGATCTCGTCCTGGGCTGCCATCTTCTTCGCCCCGTCATTCGTGGCCGGCGTGTACGGCATGAACTTTGACCACATGCCTGAGCTGCACTGGGCCTACGGCTATCCCATGGCGATGCTGCTGATGGCCGCCACCGCCGCCCTGATGTATCTCATCTTCAAGCGGAAGGGCTGGCTCTAG